A part of Flavobacteriaceae bacterium GSB9 genomic DNA contains:
- a CDS encoding ABC transporter ATP-binding protein, whose product MTETTILNINNLSISFGNNKVIHDISYHLNKNEILGIVGESGSGKSVSSLAILGLLPKKIATISNGEIIYQNQNLVRLSNKAFQNIRGNKIAMIFQEPMSSLNPSMTCGKQVEEILFQHTNLSKSDAKTETLQLFERVKLPNPKRVYSTYPHQISGGQKQRVMIAMAIACKPNILIADEPTTALDVTVQKEIIALLKALQKATKMSIIFITHDLALISEIANRVLVMYKGDIVEQGTVSEIFKNPQHNYTKALINSRPSLDTRLKRLPTIQDYLKGIVSNDIVTKEQRQKNHKAIYSKPPLLEVINLEKEYISKSGLFSKAVGFKAVNDVSFKLFKGETLGLVGESGCGKSTLGNAILQLDKATAGKIFYKGKDIINLSKTETRKLRKEIQIVFQDPYSSLNPRIPVGEAIMEPMKVHGLYGSDAERKEKTVDILNRVGLSEAYFNRYPHEFSGGQRQRIGIARTIALQPKLIVCDESVSALDISVQAQVLNLLNELKEDFGFTYIFISHDLAVVKYMSDQLLVMNQGKIEELDDADVIYSTPKKEYTKKLIHAIPKGL is encoded by the coding sequence ATGACGGAAACCACAATTCTAAACATCAACAACCTATCTATTTCATTTGGCAACAATAAAGTCATTCACGACATTTCGTACCACCTAAATAAAAATGAAATTCTAGGCATTGTGGGCGAATCGGGTTCAGGAAAATCGGTGTCTTCATTGGCTATTCTTGGGTTGCTTCCAAAGAAAATAGCGACCATTTCCAATGGCGAAATCATTTACCAAAACCAAAATTTAGTTAGACTTTCAAACAAAGCGTTTCAAAATATAAGAGGCAACAAAATAGCTATGATTTTTCAAGAGCCTATGAGCTCTTTAAATCCATCAATGACTTGCGGAAAACAAGTTGAGGAAATTTTATTTCAGCATACCAATCTATCGAAAAGCGACGCCAAAACTGAAACGCTCCAACTTTTTGAAAGAGTTAAGCTACCCAACCCTAAACGCGTTTATAGCACTTACCCACATCAAATATCGGGCGGACAAAAACAACGGGTTATGATTGCCATGGCCATTGCCTGTAAACCCAACATTTTAATTGCGGACGAGCCCACTACCGCACTCGATGTAACAGTTCAAAAGGAGATTATTGCTCTGTTAAAAGCCCTGCAGAAAGCCACCAAAATGAGCATTATTTTTATCACTCACGATTTGGCACTAATTTCTGAAATTGCCAACCGGGTTTTGGTGATGTATAAAGGCGATATTGTTGAACAAGGCACAGTTTCTGAAATATTTAAAAACCCACAACACAACTACACCAAAGCATTGATTAATTCGCGACCATCATTAGATACGCGATTAAAAAGACTGCCTACCATTCAAGATTATTTAAAAGGTATTGTTTCCAACGACATTGTTACTAAAGAACAACGCCAAAAGAACCATAAAGCTATTTACAGCAAACCGCCGCTTTTGGAGGTTATAAACCTTGAAAAGGAATATATCTCAAAATCGGGCTTATTTTCAAAAGCTGTAGGTTTTAAAGCGGTAAACGATGTTAGCTTTAAGTTGTTTAAAGGAGAAACTTTAGGCTTAGTAGGCGAATCAGGCTGCGGAAAGTCAACCTTGGGCAATGCCATCCTTCAACTTGATAAAGCCACCGCTGGAAAAATTTTTTACAAAGGGAAAGACATTATAAATCTTTCAAAGACTGAAACACGAAAACTTCGTAAAGAAATTCAAATTGTTTTTCAAGATCCTTACTCATCATTAAATCCTCGAATACCCGTTGGCGAGGCCATTATGGAACCCATGAAAGTACACGGTCTTTATGGCTCTGATGCTGAGCGTAAAGAAAAAACCGTTGACATATTAAACCGCGTGGGCTTATCTGAAGCGTATTTTAACCGTTATCCTCATGAATTTTCCGGAGGACAACGTCAGCGCATTGGTATTGCCAGAACAATCGCTTTACAACCTAAACTAATTGTTTGCGACGAATCAGTTTCGGCGCTCGACATATCGGTTCAAGCACAAGTGTTGAATTTATTGAATGAGCTGAAAGAAGATTTCGGTTTTACCTATATTTTTATATCGCACGATTTGGCCGTAGTTAAGTATATGAGCGACCAACTATTGGTAATGAACCAAGGAAAAATTGAAGAATTGGACGATGCCGACGTAATTTACAGCACGCCCAAAAAAGAATATACCAAAAAGTTAATTCATGCTATTCCCAAAGGGTTATAG